Proteins encoded in a region of the Anopheles aquasalis chromosome 2, idAnoAquaMG_Q_19, whole genome shotgun sequence genome:
- the LOC126573092 gene encoding dual oxidase maturation factor 1: MKGWFDAFRDDGAPTLYSFSNRTPVTGDVSIVAVCVMFATVYLAFLVIFPGVRKQKFTTFTTVTLSLFVGLVILVSRLGSGWHVAQSTIVAPYRAFSREKLPARIGAHIGLMHINITLTALPVGNWTPPDIDFNERFSWNQANDMGNSYRDALQRGLPYPILTVAEYFSLGQEGFAWGGQYRAAGYYASILLWASFAAWLLMNLLLVAVPRYGAYTMTLTGALLIGASIGYSAMLPKRPLMIVIEGARIDFHLGWCFYLVLIAGVLCFAIGLVISVIDLVWPHRFSTILEVYYDTPYDRHVILEESHDVRYRKRNSKGLEEPPGLGSRILRRLSSKTRDQQTDKMGIENRGFQHDVPKSPWRYPFRRAQQTPPQGIQRTISQDSTSSIASAAAMSQSLHKVALSRMLPKPPLERTREISNW, encoded by the exons ATGAAGGGCTGGTTCGATGCGTTCCGCGATGATGGGGCGCCAACGCTGTACTCCTTCTCGAACCGCACACCCGTCACCGGCGATGTGTCGATTGTGGCCGTCTGCGTCATGTTCGCCACCGTCTACCTGGCGTTTCTGGTCATTTTCCCCGGCGTGCGAAAGCAG AAATTTACGACATTTACCACCGTTACACTAAGCTTATTTGTTGGGCTAGTCATTTTAG TTAGTCGCCTTGGGTCCGGTTGGCATGTGGCCCAATCGACGATCGTCGCACCGTACCGCGCGTTCTCGCGAGAGAAGCTACCGGCCCGAATCGGGGCCCACATTGGGCTGATGCACATCAACATCACGCTGACGGCGCTCCCCGTCGGTAACTGGACACCGCCGGACATCGATTTCAACGAGCGGTTCAGCTGGAACCAGGCCAACGATATGGGCAACTCGTACCGGGATGCGCTCCAGCGGGGACTCCCCTACCCGATCCTGACCGTCGCTGAGTACTTTAGCCTGGGACAGGAAGGGTTCGCCTGGGGTGGTCAATATCGGGCCGCCGGCTACTACGCCAGCATTCTGCTCTG GGCATCGTTCGCTGCATGGTTGCTGAtgaatctgctgctggttgcggtACCACGCTACGGTGCCTACACGATGACCCTCACGGGAGCCCTGCTGATTGGGGCGAGCATCGGCTACAGCGCGATGCTACCGAAGCGTCCGCtcatgatcgtgatcgagggGGCTCGCATAGACTTCCACCTGGGATGGTGCTTCTATCTCGTGCTGATCGCAG GAGTTCTGTGCTTCGCGATAGGATTAGTCATTTCCGTCATTGACCTTGTATGGCCGCACCGATTCTCCACCATTCTGGAG GTTTACTATGACACGCCGTACGATCGGCACGTAATTCTCGAGGAATCTCATGATGTTCGGTACCGCAAGCGTAACAGCAAGGGACTGGAGGAACCGCCCGGTCTAGGATCCCGTATCCTTCG CCGACTGTCTTCGAAGACACGTGATCAGCAGACCGATAAGATGGGAATCGAAAACCGAGGCTTCCAGCATGATGTACCGAAGTCACCGTGGCGTTATCCCTTCCGGCGGGCTCAGCAAACACCACCCCAGGGCATACAGCGAACGATCTCGCAGGATTCCACTTCCAGCATTGCGTCTGCCGCTGCCATGTCCCAGTCGCTGCACAAAGTCGCCCTCTCGCGAATGCTTCC GAAACCTCCACTGGAGCGTACCCGTGAAATATCGAACTGGTAA